In Paenibacillus sp. BIC5C1, a genomic segment contains:
- a CDS encoding peptidase U32 family protein, whose amino-acid sequence MSTKHELLVTAANVKEAEVLLQAGADALLIGDDRFGMRLPGSFSVEETAEVVAVAAKHQARVYVSMNNLMSNELLKELPEYVQALGKIGIHGVEFNDPSVLAAIKEHAPHIQLHWNAEMTSTNYATANYWGTKGASRVVLARELNMDELTEMVPFLKVEAQVQVHGMTNIYHSKRSLVQSYMSHQGRPVEGHLGKERGLFLIEAERRDEKFPIYEDVNGTHIMSSEDICILEDLHLLMEAGVHSFKIEGMLKPLAYNEAVVRAYRIALDSYAADADAYAFCEEWLDEVRQLQDPERELSFGFFYKEQVY is encoded by the coding sequence ATGAGTACGAAACATGAACTGCTCGTTACGGCGGCAAATGTGAAAGAGGCAGAGGTGCTGCTCCAAGCAGGAGCAGATGCTTTGTTAATTGGGGATGATCGCTTCGGCATGCGTCTTCCTGGCAGCTTCAGTGTGGAAGAAACAGCAGAAGTCGTTGCCGTTGCAGCGAAACATCAGGCTCGTGTATACGTGTCTATGAACAATCTGATGTCCAATGAGTTGCTAAAGGAATTACCTGAATATGTTCAAGCACTGGGTAAAATCGGTATTCATGGGGTGGAGTTCAACGACCCATCTGTGCTCGCCGCTATTAAGGAGCATGCTCCTCATATCCAGCTGCACTGGAACGCTGAGATGACATCGACCAACTATGCAACAGCCAACTACTGGGGAACCAAAGGGGCGAGTCGTGTTGTGCTTGCTCGGGAATTGAATATGGACGAGCTGACAGAAATGGTTCCATTTTTGAAGGTGGAAGCTCAGGTACAGGTTCATGGCATGACGAACATTTATCATTCCAAACGGAGTCTGGTGCAAAGTTATATGTCCCATCAAGGGCGTCCTGTAGAAGGGCATTTGGGTAAAGAACGTGGTTTATTTCTGATTGAGGCTGAACGCCGGGATGAGAAGTTTCCGATCTATGAAGATGTGAACGGAACTCATATCATGAGTTCGGAGGATATCTGTATTCTCGAAGATCTTCATCTGTTGATGGAGGCCGGGGTACACAGCTTTAAAATTGAAGGTATGTTAAAACCACTTGCGTATAACGAAGCTGTTGTACGTGCATACCGTATAGCTCTGGACAGTTATGCGGCTGATGCCGATGCTTATGCATTTTGTGAGGAATGGCTGGACGAGGTTCGTCAATTGCAGGACCCTGAACGGGAATTGTCGTTTGGATTTTTCTATAAAGAACAGGTGTATTAA
- a CDS encoding penicillin-binding protein 2, producing the protein MLLQLKRRIYITCILLTGLFILLMIRLAWVQGVQINRTMPGFQRTVREMSVLQRERGVVLDTGRGQFTDYKGQPLTGKLEWGLVLFPHPNQTSHSYPSIVANSEVKELAALLHTDVKSLQKEWNQGNAPHFWTAGANQPRTLTNSQVARLRELKADGASVYPFMTRYGQAATGMQWLGYLAEQPGFSNIQLGHKNEVKQPFTMKSGAAGLERTMEPLLMGIGPTLLTRMVTGSGEVIQDIQPRVIAPSNTHYPLRAETTINIDVQQGIEQIVKKSGMKEGAIVVLDAANADVRAMVSAPFYNPQHVNPKQTAWANRAVQGAVPGSIFKIVTAAAALEYHAVSKGETFHCDGEFGKYGLSCWKEHGHGTLNLEQGFAESCNIVFAETARRLSMEQLERTADALGLARTVGWEGKKASGMPVLHHFDHEDAGRVRLPSVSPQDEGAKVQTAIGQRDVLVTPLQAANLIVTLLHDGKVSAPRLVQRIRYADGDTMLDMPIHDSPSSAGRISPATAHQLLSWMKKVVSDGTGKSLQHARWQVAGKSGTAQVQQHGEKRNHQWFIGYGPTEQPKYAVAVLVQNVAPSSRHQATAMFRKVMDYLAESS; encoded by the coding sequence ATGCTTTTACAACTGAAGCGGCGCATTTATATTACATGTATTCTTCTTACGGGTTTATTTATTTTGCTTATGATTCGTTTAGCTTGGGTTCAGGGCGTTCAAATCAACCGCACGATGCCAGGATTCCAACGTACCGTTCGTGAAATGTCCGTATTGCAGCGAGAGCGAGGAGTGGTACTGGATACGGGACGAGGCCAATTTACCGATTATAAGGGTCAACCCTTAACAGGCAAGCTGGAATGGGGGTTGGTCCTTTTTCCGCATCCAAATCAAACAAGTCATTCATATCCATCCATAGTGGCAAATTCGGAGGTTAAGGAATTGGCTGCTCTCTTACATACTGATGTGAAGTCGTTACAAAAGGAATGGAATCAAGGAAACGCACCCCATTTCTGGACAGCAGGTGCCAACCAGCCCAGAACGTTGACCAATTCTCAGGTTGCCCGACTACGTGAATTGAAGGCAGACGGAGCGAGTGTGTATCCTTTTATGACGAGATATGGACAAGCCGCTACGGGCATGCAATGGTTGGGTTATCTTGCTGAACAGCCTGGATTCTCAAATATACAGTTGGGTCACAAAAATGAGGTCAAGCAGCCTTTTACCATGAAATCTGGAGCAGCCGGGTTGGAAAGAACAATGGAACCTTTATTGATGGGCATTGGGCCTACCTTGTTAACTCGTATGGTTACAGGTTCAGGAGAAGTTATTCAGGATATCCAGCCACGCGTGATTGCACCCTCTAATACACACTACCCATTGCGTGCAGAGACGACGATCAATATCGATGTGCAGCAAGGGATAGAGCAGATTGTGAAGAAGTCCGGAATGAAGGAAGGGGCTATCGTTGTGCTGGATGCAGCCAATGCAGACGTACGTGCAATGGTTTCGGCGCCGTTCTATAATCCGCAGCATGTGAACCCTAAACAAACGGCTTGGGCAAATCGTGCCGTGCAGGGAGCTGTACCGGGTTCAATATTCAAAATCGTTACAGCAGCGGCCGCACTGGAATATCACGCTGTATCCAAAGGGGAAACTTTCCATTGTGATGGCGAGTTTGGGAAATACGGTCTGTCCTGCTGGAAGGAGCATGGGCATGGGACATTGAATCTGGAGCAGGGATTTGCCGAGTCTTGTAATATTGTATTTGCTGAGACTGCACGTCGGCTCAGTATGGAGCAGCTGGAACGTACGGCGGATGCTTTGGGATTGGCACGTACAGTTGGCTGGGAGGGAAAGAAGGCTTCAGGTATGCCGGTGCTGCATCATTTCGATCATGAGGATGCAGGAAGAGTGAGACTGCCTTCCGTCTCTCCTCAGGATGAAGGAGCCAAGGTACAGACGGCTATCGGTCAGCGGGACGTTCTGGTTACTCCTTTACAAGCGGCCAATTTGATCGTTACGCTTTTGCATGATGGCAAAGTGAGCGCTCCACGCCTCGTTCAGCGTATCCGATATGCCGATGGAGATACGATGCTGGATATGCCGATACATGATTCACCATCTTCAGCAGGACGGATCTCTCCAGCTACAGCGCATCAGCTGTTATCCTGGATGAAGAAGGTTGTTAGTGACGGAACGGGAAAATCCCTGCAACATGCACGGTGGCAGGTGGCAGGGAAGTCAGGCACAGCACAGGTACAGCAGCACGGAGAGAAACGTAACCATCAATGGTTTATTGGGTATGGGCCTACGGAACAACCCAAATATGCTGTAGCTGTCCTTGTCCAAAACGTTGCTCCAAGCAGCCGTCATCAAGCAACGGCGATGTTCAGAAAAGTGATGGACTATTTGGCTGAATCCTCGTGA
- a CDS encoding DUF1292 domain-containing protein, whose translation MAEDQLGMEEESEIIYIADDEGNEEEFEVIMKFEVDGSEAKYMMVAPVEPEDGETDVYAFRYEEEGDDIKLFVIQDDAEWDIVEETFNTFLAEDEEEAN comes from the coding sequence ATGGCTGAAGATCAACTGGGTATGGAAGAAGAATCGGAGATTATTTACATTGCGGATGACGAGGGTAATGAAGAGGAATTCGAAGTCATCATGAAATTCGAAGTGGACGGTTCGGAGGCCAAGTACATGATGGTTGCTCCGGTTGAACCCGAAGATGGAGAGACGGATGTTTATGCATTCCGTTATGAAGAAGAGGGCGACGATATTAAACTTTTCGTCATCCAAGATGATGCCGAATGGGATATCGTCGAGGAGACGTTTAATACATTTCTTGCAGAAGATGAAGAGGAAGCGAACTAA
- a CDS encoding AI-2E family transporter: MLPLYKKYGRTVFDIALLVLTVYFIMYGFSRLYQLAAPVFLSFIVYWMIEPLARFLHRKGLPKTLGAAVSVLLFLAVIVAAFFGLGLIIVSQISNLQDNFPYYIELIQHEFTNLVYFIQDKSDALPNGITDKVNDYFATLTGFLSKWVTSGAQFVIGFLSSFSSFITNFGIAIILAFFLSIEIESWRKFARAKTPKTLKLALEFMRNHVFKTIRSYLKAQMIMMLITFVLIYAGLLILGTANAFTIAAICAVFDLVPLLGVPVIFIPWIVYLFIVGNSSLAIGLIVVLAVTMLTRQLLEPKISGNSIGVSSAYLMLSFMLISLSVFGLAGVVLSPVLLILLKELLQQGYLQQWIHLPKDEFESSPLVMDTPGSTTPDMNVEPSVQEPASPGNHEDSAK; this comes from the coding sequence ATGCTGCCGCTTTACAAAAAATACGGGCGCACCGTCTTTGACATTGCGCTGCTCGTATTAACCGTGTACTTTATCATGTACGGTTTTAGTCGATTATATCAATTGGCTGCGCCAGTTTTTCTTTCATTTATAGTGTATTGGATGATCGAACCTCTGGCAAGATTTCTACATCGTAAAGGATTGCCCAAAACCTTGGGTGCCGCCGTTTCAGTATTATTGTTTCTTGCAGTTATTGTTGCTGCTTTTTTTGGATTGGGGTTAATTATCGTATCCCAAATTTCTAATTTGCAGGATAATTTCCCTTATTATATCGAGTTGATTCAGCATGAATTCACCAATCTGGTTTATTTCATCCAGGACAAGTCTGATGCCTTACCTAACGGAATAACCGATAAGGTTAATGACTATTTTGCGACACTGACCGGATTCCTGTCCAAATGGGTAACCAGCGGTGCGCAATTCGTGATCGGTTTTCTCAGTTCATTTTCTTCCTTTATTACTAATTTCGGGATTGCCATCATTCTCGCGTTCTTTCTCAGCATTGAGATTGAATCGTGGCGGAAATTTGCCCGCGCCAAAACACCAAAAACGTTAAAGCTGGCTCTTGAATTTATGCGGAATCATGTGTTCAAGACGATCCGTTCGTATTTGAAGGCCCAGATGATTATGATGCTGATTACTTTTGTATTGATTTATGCAGGCTTGTTAATTCTGGGAACTGCCAATGCCTTCACCATCGCAGCCATCTGTGCCGTTTTTGATCTCGTTCCATTGCTGGGTGTTCCTGTTATTTTCATTCCGTGGATTGTGTATCTGTTCATTGTGGGAAATAGCAGCCTTGCGATTGGCTTAATTGTAGTCCTTGCTGTAACCATGCTGACACGCCAACTGCTGGAGCCCAAAATATCGGGTAATTCAATCGGGGTTTCTTCCGCTTACTTGATGCTTTCTTTTATGCTGATCTCGCTCTCTGTCTTTGGTCTGGCTGGCGTGGTATTGTCTCCCGTGCTGCTGATTCTACTCAAAGAACTGCTGCAACAAGGATATCTCCAGCAATGGATCCATTTGCCGAAGGATGAATTCGAATCTTCCCCATTAGTGATGGACACACCGGGCAGCACCACCCCTGATATGAATGTTGAGCCTTCGGTGCAAGAGCCTGCTTCTCCCGGTAATCACGAGGATTCAGCCAAATAG
- the mltG gene encoding endolytic transglycosylase MltG has protein sequence MKGKAILVFLLIIVVVVGGAGVYVWSMMRPVQASTEPIVFEIKSGSGTSKIADQLEQEGLIRSGLAFKGYLKWKKQGSNFMAGTYSLNPGVSYDEIISKLSNGEVVPESMVKFTIPEGYTVLQMADKLSAEGIVDREEFLKLANDPSAFDIDIIKDIPVDEELRYVLEGYLFPETYELKEGSSTQEVMQRMLEEFQTKIDSIPDLASKLKERNLSLHEVLTIASLVEREVVVDQERALVAGVIYNRIKQDMKLEIDATVQYLLDKPKARLLFKDLKVQSPYNTYLNKGLPPGPIASPSLASIEAALEPEASDYLFYVTKKDGTFGHLFAKTYKEHQQNIAKSKAAQ, from the coding sequence TTGAAAGGAAAAGCGATTTTAGTCTTTCTGCTTATCATCGTGGTTGTTGTCGGAGGCGCAGGTGTATATGTCTGGAGCATGATGCGTCCCGTACAAGCATCCACAGAACCGATCGTTTTCGAGATCAAGAGCGGGTCAGGAACTTCCAAAATTGCCGACCAGTTGGAGCAGGAAGGTCTAATTCGAAGTGGTTTAGCCTTTAAGGGATACCTGAAATGGAAGAAACAAGGATCGAATTTTATGGCAGGTACATATTCCTTAAATCCAGGTGTGTCATACGATGAGATTATTAGTAAACTGAGTAACGGTGAGGTTGTGCCTGAATCCATGGTCAAGTTTACTATTCCTGAGGGATATACAGTATTGCAAATGGCGGACAAACTATCTGCTGAGGGAATTGTGGATCGTGAAGAATTTCTCAAGCTTGCGAATGATCCATCTGCTTTTGATATCGACATCATCAAGGACATTCCAGTGGATGAAGAACTGCGATATGTGCTGGAGGGATATCTGTTCCCGGAGACGTATGAGCTCAAAGAGGGAAGTTCTACTCAAGAGGTCATGCAGCGAATGCTTGAGGAATTCCAGACCAAAATTGATTCTATCCCTGATTTGGCATCCAAACTCAAGGAGAGAAATCTGTCTTTGCATGAAGTGTTAACGATCGCATCGCTCGTCGAGAGAGAAGTCGTGGTGGATCAGGAGCGCGCGCTTGTGGCAGGTGTGATCTATAATCGGATCAAGCAGGATATGAAACTGGAGATCGACGCGACAGTGCAGTATTTACTGGATAAGCCGAAGGCCAGACTGCTTTTCAAGGATCTGAAGGTACAGAGTCCCTATAATACGTATCTGAACAAAGGGCTGCCACCAGGACCGATTGCAAGTCCAAGTCTGGCATCCATTGAGGCAGCGTTGGAACCGGAAGCTTCGGATTACCTGTTCTATGTGACCAAGAAGGATGGTACATTCGGACATTTGTTTGCCAAAACGTATAAGGAACATCAGCAAAATATAGCCAAAAGTAAGGCTGCGCAATAA
- a CDS encoding IreB family regulatory phosphoprotein, whose amino-acid sequence MDSMDKTVKFNVKADEQEASSKEILLTVYDALVDKEYNPINQIVGYLISGDPAYIPRHNNARSLVRKKERDELIEELVRSYLANHR is encoded by the coding sequence ATGGACTCCATGGATAAGACGGTTAAATTTAATGTGAAAGCCGACGAGCAGGAAGCATCCTCCAAAGAGATTCTTCTCACGGTATATGATGCACTGGTGGATAAGGAGTATAATCCTATTAACCAGATTGTCGGGTATCTGATTTCTGGAGACCCCGCATACATCCCTCGTCACAACAATGCACGCAGTCTGGTCCGTAAAAAAGAGCGTGATGAGCTGATTGAAGAGCTTGTTCGTTCTTATCTGGCCAATCACCGGTAA
- a CDS encoding DUF1292 domain-containing protein: MTEYSREDLKWTDSLRLAFGAHVELEEENGKSHPYDLLAEFEVKGQQYAVLRSSLRPYDEVELLRVLPGSEGQIMPELVTIDDDDEWENISELYDECTLPIDED; the protein is encoded by the coding sequence ATGACAGAATACAGCCGCGAAGACTTGAAATGGACAGATTCGCTGCGTCTGGCTTTTGGTGCTCACGTTGAGCTGGAAGAAGAGAACGGTAAATCGCATCCGTATGACCTGCTGGCCGAGTTTGAAGTGAAGGGCCAACAGTATGCGGTGCTCCGCAGTTCATTACGTCCCTATGACGAAGTTGAACTTCTGCGGGTTTTACCGGGAAGTGAAGGCCAGATCATGCCGGAATTAGTTACGATTGACGATGATGATGAGTGGGAGAACATCTCTGAACTGTATGATGAGTGTACACTCCCCATTGACGAAGATTGA
- a CDS encoding peptidase U32 family protein, producing the protein METVAVQRKFSGKRNRLDKPELLAPAGNLEKLKFAIHYGADAVYIGGQAYGLRSNADNFTFEEMREGVEFAKKYGAKVFVATNIYAHNEDIEGIQAYLQNLYDAGIAAIIVADPAIIEVAQRAVPGLEVHLSTQQSTLNWQAVKFWKDEGLPRVVLGRETSFEEIEEIKANVDIEIEAFIHGAMCSSYSGRCVLSNHFTDRDSNRGGCCQSCRWKYDLFEDAREDTVWVSEEEMQMQAPAPFKLGENQLPLFQEQDNSFSMGSKDLCMIGHIPELIDVGVDSFKIEGRMKSIHYVATVVNVYRQAIDSYMADPENYVLKPEWVEEMNKAANRPLNTGFFYDTPDHEDHIYEPEEKAVPFDFAGLVMDYDAATGMATIQQRNHFKPGQEIEFFGPGGHFFKQVVGELQDEEGNVIDAARHPLQRVKMKVDQPVSYFDMMRKKK; encoded by the coding sequence ATGGAAACAGTGGCGGTACAGCGGAAGTTCTCGGGTAAACGTAACCGTCTGGACAAACCGGAGTTGCTTGCTCCGGCGGGCAATCTTGAAAAACTCAAATTTGCAATCCATTATGGTGCAGATGCTGTGTATATCGGTGGACAGGCATACGGATTGCGTTCCAACGCGGATAACTTTACCTTTGAAGAAATGCGTGAAGGTGTGGAATTTGCCAAAAAATATGGAGCCAAAGTTTTCGTGGCAACCAATATTTATGCACATAATGAAGATATCGAAGGTATTCAAGCGTATTTGCAAAACTTGTATGATGCAGGAATTGCAGCTATTATCGTAGCAGATCCAGCAATTATTGAAGTTGCTCAGCGTGCAGTACCGGGTCTGGAAGTGCATTTGAGTACACAACAATCCACTCTGAACTGGCAAGCTGTGAAGTTCTGGAAGGATGAAGGCCTTCCACGCGTCGTTCTTGGACGTGAGACAAGCTTTGAAGAAATTGAAGAAATCAAGGCTAATGTGGATATCGAGATCGAAGCCTTTATTCATGGAGCGATGTGCTCGTCCTATTCCGGACGTTGTGTGTTGTCCAACCATTTTACGGATCGTGACTCCAACCGGGGTGGCTGCTGCCAATCCTGCCGCTGGAAGTATGATCTGTTTGAAGATGCCCGGGAAGATACCGTGTGGGTCAGCGAAGAAGAAATGCAAATGCAGGCACCTGCACCATTCAAATTGGGAGAGAACCAGCTGCCCCTATTCCAGGAGCAGGACAATTCTTTTTCCATGGGTTCGAAGGATCTGTGCATGATTGGGCATATTCCTGAGCTGATTGATGTTGGTGTGGATAGCTTCAAAATCGAAGGCCGCATGAAGTCGATTCACTATGTGGCTACCGTGGTTAACGTATATCGTCAGGCTATCGATTCTTATATGGCTGACCCGGAGAACTATGTATTGAAGCCTGAGTGGGTAGAGGAAATGAACAAGGCAGCGAATCGTCCACTGAATACCGGATTTTTCTATGATACACCGGATCATGAGGATCACATCTATGAACCGGAAGAAAAAGCGGTACCTTTCGACTTTGCTGGATTGGTTATGGACTATGATGCGGCTACAGGAATGGCGACCATTCAACAGCGCAATCATTTCAAACCTGGACAGGAGATCGAATTTTTCGGTCCAGGAGGCCACTTTTTCAAACAGGTGGTTGGGGAATTACAGGATGAAGAAGGCAATGTAATCGATGCAGCCCGTCACCCGTTACAGCGTGTAAAAATGAAGGTGGATCAACCTGTTTCCTACTTTGATATGATGAGAAAAAAGAAGTAG
- the ruvX gene encoding Holliday junction resolvase RuvX, translating to MKILGLDYGDRRIGVAASDAFGWTAQGLEVLERRRDEGEFARIAELVREHEIGEIVVGLPKNMNGTVGPRGEICIAFAERLRGELNLPVHLWDERLTTMAAERTLLEADVSRKKRKQVVDKMAASLILQNYLDANSKR from the coding sequence ATGAAAATATTAGGTTTGGACTATGGGGACCGGAGAATCGGAGTTGCCGCTAGTGACGCCTTCGGTTGGACTGCCCAGGGATTGGAAGTACTTGAACGCCGCCGGGATGAAGGTGAGTTCGCTCGGATTGCGGAGCTTGTGCGTGAGCATGAGATCGGCGAGATTGTTGTCGGACTTCCCAAAAACATGAACGGCACCGTAGGGCCGCGTGGTGAAATATGCATTGCTTTTGCCGAACGCCTGCGGGGCGAACTGAATTTACCTGTTCACCTTTGGGATGAACGACTGACAACCATGGCAGCAGAACGAACGTTGCTTGAAGCGGATGTCAGTCGCAAAAAACGCAAGCAGGTTGTGGACAAAATGGCCGCAAGCTTGATTTTGCAAAATTATTTGGATGCCAATAGTAAAAGGTGA
- a CDS encoding methyl-accepting chemotaxis protein — MGLVQKKQKDSGEELTIPEKVKPEKVQKVKKEKGVKSKTGDTSGKKSFTLGSGKLKSGWNKTKNQLKNQNWKDVGGTTFTQIKKANPVKSVGVKLFLVFFVGIMFFVIGLGLLSYAKAKDTIEKNASRSNQETIEQTKQKMDIILERFVDTSTQIFFDPEMQSLLQKMSDKNLSAYDTFVNSSSINKQLSNIAFTNKSMEAIYLVPTDETRSTMGTGNSSSSMGDIRNESWYDELVQAGGYRWLPTEVKEDGSTPTFRIARSMKNLQGTTQSYVLIIELKLEVLEQQLKSLDLGEGAVLQLIAPDNKVVASTIADRTGKDTDLAFIKDLKEKSGSTNTEYTMDGNSTNMLASYSTMDTSDWKLIGMVPTSILVKDAKGILTLTLWMALIDAVIAILIGIWMVRMIARPMGKLKDLMQEGAKGNLKVRTPYSSQDEIGQLSAAFNLMMEQITKLVEQTNRSAQEVLDTASELSSASKKTAVSASEIAVATEEIAGGASSLATEAERGNELTDNISRQMESVVAANEQMGDSARHVEKSSQTGTQHLNQLMTKTQKTEEMIGALVNKVDSLKESTSSVLKVLDVMQNITKQTNILSLNATIEAARAGTAGRGFMVVANEVRQLAEQSRQSIDMVGDITDKIMTEMNETVDQLSAAYPLFKEQMDAVKDTNVIFASVQQQMGAFVESLSMVTGSIGDLNQSQGTLSEAMSNVSAVAEQSSATSQEVASLSSEQQNISNQLVNLSAKLENVSTELKDTLSRFTV, encoded by the coding sequence ATGGGATTGGTTCAAAAGAAGCAGAAGGACAGTGGGGAAGAGTTGACAATACCCGAGAAGGTTAAGCCCGAGAAGGTTCAGAAAGTGAAGAAAGAAAAAGGTGTTAAAAGTAAGACAGGGGATACCTCAGGCAAAAAGTCTTTTACATTGGGCTCAGGTAAGCTGAAGTCGGGGTGGAACAAGACCAAAAACCAGTTGAAGAATCAAAACTGGAAAGATGTTGGGGGAACAACGTTTACGCAGATTAAGAAGGCTAATCCCGTTAAATCGGTAGGCGTTAAGCTGTTTTTGGTCTTTTTCGTAGGAATCATGTTTTTTGTCATTGGTCTAGGTCTATTATCCTATGCAAAAGCCAAAGATACGATTGAGAAGAATGCATCCCGATCAAATCAGGAAACCATTGAACAAACCAAACAAAAAATGGACATTATCCTGGAACGGTTCGTAGATACATCCACACAAATTTTCTTCGATCCGGAAATGCAGTCCTTGCTTCAGAAGATGTCTGATAAGAATTTGTCGGCATATGATACGTTTGTGAATTCAAGCTCCATCAACAAACAATTATCGAATATTGCTTTTACGAATAAATCTATGGAAGCGATTTATCTTGTGCCTACAGACGAAACAAGGTCTACCATGGGCACAGGTAACAGCAGTTCTTCCATGGGCGACATCCGGAATGAGAGCTGGTACGACGAGTTGGTACAAGCAGGTGGATATCGCTGGCTTCCAACGGAAGTCAAAGAGGATGGCAGCACACCAACGTTCCGAATTGCCCGTTCAATGAAGAATCTGCAAGGGACAACCCAGTCCTATGTGTTAATCATTGAATTGAAATTGGAGGTTCTGGAGCAGCAATTGAAATCACTTGACTTGGGTGAAGGCGCAGTCCTCCAGCTCATTGCTCCGGACAACAAGGTAGTAGCTTCAACGATTGCTGATCGTACAGGGAAAGATACGGATTTGGCTTTCATAAAAGATTTGAAAGAAAAATCCGGCAGCACGAATACGGAGTATACGATGGATGGAAATTCAACCAATATGCTGGCATCATACAGCACCATGGATACATCCGATTGGAAACTGATCGGGATGGTTCCAACTTCGATCCTGGTTAAAGATGCCAAGGGTATTCTTACACTGACTTTGTGGATGGCATTGATTGATGCCGTTATTGCGATACTGATCGGTATTTGGATGGTTCGCATGATTGCCCGCCCAATGGGCAAATTGAAAGATCTGATGCAAGAAGGTGCAAAAGGGAACCTCAAGGTGCGTACACCTTATAGCTCCCAGGATGAAATTGGTCAATTATCGGCTGCATTCAACCTGATGATGGAGCAAATTACGAAACTTGTGGAGCAAACCAACCGTTCCGCACAGGAAGTATTGGATACCGCTTCTGAGCTGAGCAGCGCATCCAAGAAAACAGCAGTCTCCGCTTCAGAGATTGCCGTAGCCACTGAAGAAATTGCAGGTGGAGCAAGCAGTCTGGCAACAGAAGCGGAGCGTGGAAACGAATTGACCGACAATATCTCCCGTCAGATGGAGAGTGTGGTCGCCGCGAATGAACAAATGGGTGATTCAGCCCGTCATGTAGAGAAATCCAGTCAAACAGGTACACAGCATTTGAACCAGTTGATGACCAAAACGCAGAAGACAGAAGAAATGATTGGTGCGTTGGTAAATAAGGTAGATTCCTTGAAAGAGAGCACGTCCTCTGTTCTGAAGGTGCTTGACGTCATGCAGAATATTACCAAACAAACAAATATTCTCTCCTTGAATGCAACAATTGAAGCCGCTCGTGCCGGTACAGCTGGACGCGGATTCATGGTGGTAGCAAATGAGGTTCGTCAGTTGGCTGAACAATCCAGACAGTCCATTGATATGGTGGGCGACATTACTGACAAGATTATGACCGAAATGAATGAGACGGTGGATCAATTGTCTGCAGCTTATCCATTATTTAAGGAACAGATGGATGCCGTAAAAGATACCAATGTAATATTTGCTTCAGTACAGCAACAAATGGGTGCTTTTGTTGAGAGTCTGAGCATGGTCACCGGCTCAATCGGAGATTTGAATCAATCTCAAGGTACGTTGTCCGAAGCGATGAGTAATGTCAGCGCAGTAGCTGAACAATCTTCTGCAACGTCCCAGGAAGTTGCCTCCTTGAGTAGTGAACAACAAAATATCAGTAACCAACTGGTGAATTTGTCTGCAAAACTGGAGAATGTGTCCACAGAATTGAAAGATACATTGTCTCGCTTTACAGTCTAA